One genomic region from Oncorhynchus clarkii lewisi isolate Uvic-CL-2024 chromosome 21, UVic_Ocla_1.0, whole genome shotgun sequence encodes:
- the LOC139378928 gene encoding uncharacterized protein C17orf114-like, with amino-acid sequence MGVKVLKCFSWYRRCKERCKAKQCPPPAVPREEMKPRLSSTVSCGSQGEGGSSLSGSQIYFSTKARLSFRHQMDSNFNAVDATC; translated from the exons ATGGGTGTGAAGGTCCTCAAGTGCTTCTCCTGGTACAGACGCTGTAAGGAACGATGCAAGGCTAAACAGTGCCCCCCACCTGCAG TCCCCAGAGAGGAGATGAAGCCTCGCCTGTCGTCTACGGTGTCGTGTGGTAGCCAGGGCGAGGGCGGTAGCAGCCTGAGTGGATCCCAGATCTACTTCTCCACCAAGGCTCGCCTCTCCTTTAGACACCAGATGGACAGCAACTTCAACGCAGTGGACGCAACCTGCTGA